From a single Desulfitibacter sp. BRH_c19 genomic region:
- a CDS encoding transcriptional regulator, whose amino-acid sequence MNIPLINLKAQYLSIKEEIDKAIEDVLASGQYILGPNVTDFEREIAEYCGTKFAIGVANGTDALVLCLDAYGIGPGDEVITSPYSFFATAEAISRVGAKPVFVDIDEDCYNIDVEKIKNKITKSTKAILPVHLFGQLALMDKIMDIANCNDLIVIEDACQAIGASYKGRKAGSWGNAGCFSFFPTKNLGGYGDGGMITTSDEEFADRVKILRAHGSRTKYFNEVIGYNSRLDELQAAILRVKLKYLDVWNEARKKGAQRYNDFLSELDIKLPQAVKEADHIYHLYIIRHKEREKITKSLKERGIGCGIYYPVPLHQQTAYQGCFTKDFMPVVEAVSRETFAIPLFPEMNDEQFTFVVEQLSEILKNV is encoded by the coding sequence TTGAATATACCTTTAATTAATTTAAAAGCACAATATCTATCAATAAAGGAGGAAATAGATAAGGCCATCGAAGATGTATTGGCAAGCGGGCAGTATATTCTAGGACCTAATGTTACAGATTTTGAAAGAGAAATAGCTGAATACTGTGGAACTAAGTTTGCAATTGGTGTAGCTAATGGAACCGATGCTCTGGTATTGTGCTTGGATGCCTACGGCATTGGGCCTGGAGATGAAGTAATAACAAGCCCGTACAGTTTTTTTGCAACAGCCGAGGCCATTTCCCGTGTGGGGGCAAAGCCAGTATTTGTAGATATTGATGAAGATTGCTATAACATTGATGTTGAAAAAATTAAAAATAAAATAACTAAATCCACAAAGGCCATTTTACCTGTACACCTCTTTGGACAGCTTGCTTTAATGGATAAAATTATGGATATCGCAAATTGCAATGATCTTATAGTAATAGAAGATGCCTGTCAAGCTATTGGTGCATCCTATAAAGGTCGTAAAGCTGGTTCTTGGGGAAACGCAGGCTGTTTCAGCTTTTTCCCCACAAAGAATTTAGGGGGGTACGGGGATGGTGGAATGATTACAACTAGTGATGAGGAGTTTGCTGATAGGGTGAAAATACTAAGAGCACACGGCAGCCGGACGAAATACTTTAACGAGGTTATTGGTTACAATAGCAGACTGGATGAACTGCAGGCTGCAATACTGAGGGTAAAGCTAAAGTATTTAGATGTTTGGAATGAGGCAAGAAAAAAAGGGGCACAACGTTACAATGATTTTCTAAGTGAATTAGACATTAAGCTTCCACAAGCTGTGAAAGAAGCTGATCACATATATCATCTTTACATTATAAGACATAAGGAAAGAGAGAAGATTACAAAATCTCTGAAAGAAAGGGGTATTGGTTGCGGTATTTATTATCCTGTGCCTCTGCACCAGCAGACTGCCTATCAAGGATGTTTTACTAAAGATTTTATGCCAGTAGTTGAAGCTGTTTCACGGGAGACTTTTGCAATACCACTTTTTCCTGAAATGAATGACGAACAGTTTACCTTTGTAGTAGAGCAGTTGTCCGAAATTCTAAAAAATGTCTAG
- a CDS encoding UDP-N-acetyl-D-glucosamine dehydrogenase, which produces MKDIEHKYPYQGNTLVECFKNRISNRTAKVCIIGLGYVGLPLAVEKGKVGFTVLGIDQNGSRVDKINQGLNYINDVNDEELKQLVNRGTIKATCNFSEVSEQDILVICVPTPLNINRDPDISYVKNVIKELIQWLRPGQMVILESTTYPGTTEEIVLPLLESTGLKVGKDFFLVYSPERVDPGNQRYTTKNTSKVVGGVTPLCQEVGCFFYVQTITNVVPVSSPTVAEMTKVFENTYRAVNIALVNELMMLCDKMKINIWEIIDAASTKPFGIQVFYPGPGVGGHCIPIDPFYLSWKARQYDFSTRFIELAGEINILVSHYVVSKVIQVLNSKGMSLNGARILILGVAYKKDVDDYRESPAIRIIKQLTDFGAQVVFYDPYIRYIEGDDSLLLDVKWVSLTDNEIKKSDCILIVTDHSIINYGEIVAQAKVVIDTRNATKAVLNDREKIILI; this is translated from the coding sequence ATGAAAGATATCGAACATAAATATCCATATCAAGGAAACACCCTGGTAGAGTGCTTCAAAAATAGAATTTCAAATAGAACTGCAAAGGTATGTATTATTGGCCTTGGTTATGTTGGTCTTCCCTTAGCAGTTGAAAAAGGGAAAGTTGGCTTTACTGTGCTTGGTATTGATCAAAATGGAAGTAGAGTAGATAAAATAAACCAAGGATTGAACTATATTAATGATGTAAATGATGAGGAACTAAAACAGCTTGTAAATAGGGGAACTATAAAGGCTACTTGCAATTTCTCGGAAGTATCCGAACAGGATATATTAGTTATTTGTGTACCTACTCCCCTAAATATAAATCGGGATCCTGATATTTCATACGTAAAAAATGTTATAAAAGAATTAATACAATGGTTAAGACCTGGGCAAATGGTTATCCTTGAAAGCACTACCTATCCAGGTACAACTGAGGAAATAGTACTGCCGCTTTTGGAATCAACTGGATTAAAAGTAGGGAAGGACTTTTTTTTAGTTTATTCACCGGAAAGGGTTGACCCTGGTAACCAGAGGTATACTACAAAAAATACATCTAAAGTGGTAGGTGGAGTAACACCACTATGTCAGGAAGTTGGCTGTTTTTTCTATGTTCAGACAATTACCAATGTGGTGCCTGTTTCATCACCTACTGTGGCTGAGATGACAAAGGTTTTTGAAAACACTTATCGGGCAGTAAATATTGCACTTGTTAATGAACTGATGATGCTTTGTGACAAAATGAAAATAAATATTTGGGAGATTATTGATGCCGCCAGCACTAAACCTTTTGGTATTCAGGTCTTCTACCCTGGCCCCGGTGTAGGAGGGCACTGTATCCCCATAGACCCATTTTACTTAAGCTGGAAAGCTCGTCAATATGATTTCTCAACCCGCTTTATAGAGTTAGCGGGTGAAATTAATATTCTAGTTTCTCATTACGTTGTCAGTAAGGTTATCCAGGTACTAAATAGCAAGGGTATGTCTTTGAATGGAGCGAGGATACTTATTTTGGGAGTGGCCTATAAAAAAGACGTAGATGATTACCGTGAGTCTCCTGCTATTAGAATAATTAAGCAATTAACAGATTTCGGTGCCCAGGTCGTATTTTATGACCCATATATAAGATATATAGAAGGAGATGATAGTTTACTTTTAGATGTTAAATGGGTAAGTCTGACGGACAACGAGATTAAAAAAAGTGACTGCATACTTATAGTTACAGATCATTCCATTATTAACTATGGAGAAATAGTGGCTCAAGCTAAAGTTGTAATAGATACTAGGAATGCAACAAAAGCCGTGCTGAATGACCGCGAAAAGATCATTCTTATCTAG
- a CDS encoding cobalamin biosynthesis protein P47K: MKVILIGGFLGSGKTTFIRYFAKYLISKSENKVVIIENEIGEVGIDDQFLSKEGLLVKELFGGCICCQLTGDLTLTINKLAQEYNPDWVIIETTGVAKPVAIINTLNKYGKGIENIHTLILADASRWVELVEIMPELIKSQVGSGDVILVNKTDEVDKINLNETLSSINNINSEAKVFTLSALHGIEDTLLKGLYDYASGRS, encoded by the coding sequence ATGAAAGTGATATTAATAGGAGGATTTCTTGGATCTGGCAAAACTACATTTATTAGATATTTTGCAAAATACTTGATTAGTAAATCAGAAAACAAGGTGGTAATTATAGAAAATGAAATAGGAGAAGTCGGTATTGACGACCAATTTTTGTCTAAAGAAGGGTTGTTAGTTAAAGAATTGTTCGGTGGCTGTATATGTTGCCAACTAACGGGAGATTTAACCCTAACAATAAACAAACTAGCTCAAGAGTATAATCCAGATTGGGTAATAATAGAAACTACAGGTGTAGCGAAACCAGTTGCGATTATTAACACCTTGAATAAATATGGGAAAGGTATAGAAAACATACACACTTTAATACTTGCAGACGCTAGTCGTTGGGTTGAATTAGTTGAAATAATGCCAGAATTAATAAAGTCACAGGTAGGTTCAGGAGATGTGATACTTGTTAACAAAACCGATGAAGTGGACAAGATAAATTTGAATGAAACACTATCAAGTATTAATAATATAAATAGCGAAGCTAAGGTGTTTACACTTTCTGCTTTACATGGAATTGAAGACACATTACTAAAGGGGTTGTATGATTATGCATCAGGCCGTAGCTAA
- a CDS encoding transcriptional regulator has protein sequence MGDKLDYKKEYKDLYIPKAKPTIIDVPTMNFIMIDGKGDPVHEEYQLAVSTLYGLAYTIKMSKKNEMQPQGYFEYVVPPLEGLWWISGGSFDFKRRDNWLWTSMIRQPEFVTPDVFDWACKECSSKKPELNIEKARFETFTEGLCVQMMHIGPYANEPESIQLMRDFMAEHDLVDGTGSQRKHHEIYFSDPRKTAPQKLKTVLRHPVAYRK, from the coding sequence ATGGGGGATAAACTTGATTATAAAAAAGAGTATAAGGATCTATACATACCAAAGGCCAAGCCTACTATCATCGATGTTCCAACTATGAATTTTATTATGATCGATGGTAAGGGAGATCCTGTACATGAAGAATACCAGTTGGCAGTAAGTACCCTTTATGGTCTGGCATATACCATAAAAATGAGCAAAAAGAATGAGATGCAGCCTCAGGGCTACTTTGAGTACGTAGTTCCTCCACTTGAAGGACTATGGTGGATCTCAGGAGGAAGTTTTGACTTTAAAAGGCGGGATAATTGGTTATGGACCTCAATGATTCGGCAGCCGGAATTTGTAACACCAGATGTTTTTGACTGGGCTTGTAAAGAATGTAGTAGTAAAAAGCCTGAGCTTAACATAGAAAAAGCTAGATTTGAAACTTTTACAGAAGGACTGTGTGTGCAAATGATGCATATAGGGCCATATGCCAATGAACCAGAATCAATACAACTAATGCGAGACTTTATGGCTGAGCATGACCTAGTGGATGGGACTGGTAGCCAAAGAAAACACCATGAGATATATTTCTCCGATCCGAGGAAAACAGCACCACAAAAGTTAAAGACGGTATTAAGGCATCCGGTGGCTTATCGTAAATAA